The DNA region ATCAACTACCGGCGCGGGCGCAGGAAAGATCATGTCTCCCTGGATGAATTGACTGAAAAGGGTATAACGCCCGAATCCTTGAGAGTAGAACCGGATTGGGAAACGGGACGCAAGGTAGAAAAAGTCCGGAAAGCGGTTGATGAATTGCCGGATCGGCAGCGCATGGCTCTGGTCCTTTCACAATTCGAGGGTAGATCTTATAAGGAAATCGCCGAAATCATGAAGGTTTCTCTGTCTTCGGTCGAAACGCTCATTTTCCGCGCGCGGAGTTCCTTGAGGCAGAAACTGGCAAAAGTGGTGTGAATGCAGGTCGTGCGCAAGAAACGTTCTATTGTCTGTGTCCTAATATATAGGAGCAAGAATGAAGTGTTCACAGGTTAGAAGAAAACTATCAGCATATCTCGATGGCGAAGTGTCGGAAAGAGATAAGAAAGAGATTGATGGCCACCTGGAGCAGTGTAAGGGCTGCCAGGAAGAACTTGCCGCACTCTCAAGTGTATCGGATTCCCTGGGCATTATGGCGGGCATGGAGCCGCCGTCCTATTTCATGACTCGTGTAAGGCAATGCATCAGAGAAGAAGTCAAGCCAAGGCCATTTCTCGGGAAGGTTCGGAGTATAGTTTTTTCTGCTGCGACTGCTTTTGCGGTGGTCTTATCATTAATTATCGGTAATCAAGTTGGCAGGATATTGTATCAATCGGTAGCGGCTACCGGTGAATCTCAGACTGCCGAAACGACCGATGTTTTCGGTGTGGGTACTCTTGATGAATTCCCGGCCGGTTCATTATCTGATATCTATAATGAGTTGGTCGCAGGAGGTAACAATGGATAAAAAGGTATTGGTTATTATTTTGGTAATTTCAGTTGCGATTAATGCCGCAACGCTGTTCACCTTTGGATA from candidate division WOR-3 bacterium includes:
- a CDS encoding anti-sigma factor, translating into MKCSQVRRKLSAYLDGEVSERDKKEIDGHLEQCKGCQEELAALSSVSDSLGIMAGMEPPSYFMTRVRQCIREEVKPRPFLGKVRSIVFSAATAFAVVLSLIIGNQVGRILYQSVAATGESQTAETTDVFGVGTLDEFPAGSLSDIYNELVAGGNNG
- a CDS encoding sigma-70 family RNA polymerase sigma factor, producing MTIIGTTEDTDGHLIHLAANGDEQAFERIVHKYQHAVFNTIYRYTGSREDVQDLAQEIFIKVWRNAAKFKGKSKFSTWLYRIVANHCINYRRGRRKDHVSLDELTEKGITPESLRVEPDWETGRKVEKVRKAVDELPDRQRMALVLSQFEGRSYKEIAEIMKVSLSSVETLIFRARSSLRQKLAKVV